One stretch of Nocardioides perillae DNA includes these proteins:
- a CDS encoding anti-sigma factor antagonist yields MDLTLTTHEVDGRTVVAVGGEIDVYTAPKLRDQITELVGAGVYDILVDMEAVEFLDSTGLGVLVGGLKKVRAHDGSLELVCNQDRLLKIFRITGLAKVFVIHETAEAALAQQR; encoded by the coding sequence GTGGACCTGACCCTGACGACGCACGAGGTCGACGGCCGCACCGTCGTCGCCGTCGGAGGCGAGATCGACGTCTACACCGCCCCCAAGCTGCGCGACCAGATCACCGAGCTGGTCGGCGCCGGCGTCTACGACATCCTGGTCGACATGGAGGCCGTCGAGTTCCTCGACTCCACCGGCCTCGGCGTGCTGGTCGGCGGCCTCAAGAAGGTCCGCGCCCACGACGGCTCGCTCGAGCTCGTCTGCAACCAGGACCGCCTGCTCAAGATCTTCCGCATCACCGGCCTGGCGAAGGTGTTCGTGATCCACGAGACCGCCGAGGCCGCGCTCGCGCAGCAGCGCTGA
- a CDS encoding Rv3654c family TadE-like protein, protein MVTAARPRRGHCPGPLRARRPRTRRPLDPLRSRGGARECGAATVLVVSLASVLLLVACGAAAVGGLLHARRVAASAADLAALAGAVAHRDGADGCAAAGRVVAANGAALRDCAVLGDDVLVTATVPGPEWAGPDVELHATARAGPAP, encoded by the coding sequence GTGGTGACCGCGGCCCGACCTCGCCGCGGGCACTGCCCCGGCCCGCTCCGCGCACGCCGACCCCGCACGCGACGACCCCTCGACCCACTTCGATCCCGTGGCGGCGCGCGCGAGTGCGGCGCGGCGACGGTGCTCGTGGTGTCGCTCGCCTCGGTGCTGCTGCTGGTGGCCTGCGGTGCCGCGGCGGTGGGCGGGTTGCTGCACGCCCGCCGGGTGGCCGCGTCGGCCGCCGACCTCGCCGCCCTCGCGGGGGCGGTCGCCCACCGTGACGGGGCGGACGGCTGCGCCGCCGCTGGCCGCGTGGTGGCGGCCAACGGTGCGGCCCTGCGCGACTGCGCGGTGCTGGGCGACGACGTCCTCGTGACCGCGACCGTCCCGGGCCCGGAGTGGGCCGGGCCCGACGTCGAGCTCCACGCCACCGCCCGGGCCGGTCCGGCACCCTGA
- a CDS encoding TadE family type IV pilus minor pilin → MTRRHGPVLAGSPGWSRGPAPITSAAGRARPSRRGRAARPQRGAVTAELALGLPLLLSVTVGLVWLLAAGVAQVRAVDAARETARALARGDDRAAAVALGQRVATSGALIRVDVGGGRVRVVATAPVAGPGGVFAVLPTVQVEATAVAVVEDDGGGW, encoded by the coding sequence GTGACCCGGCGCCACGGCCCGGTCCTCGCCGGTTCGCCGGGGTGGTCTCGGGGCCCGGCCCCGATCACCTCGGCGGCCGGGCGGGCCCGCCCCTCCCGGCGGGGCCGTGCGGCCCGGCCGCAGCGCGGTGCGGTCACGGCCGAGCTCGCGCTGGGGCTGCCGCTGCTGCTGTCGGTGACCGTCGGCCTGGTGTGGCTGCTGGCCGCCGGGGTGGCGCAGGTCCGGGCCGTGGACGCCGCCCGCGAGACGGCGCGGGCCCTCGCTCGGGGTGACGACCGGGCGGCGGCCGTCGCCCTGGGGCAGCGGGTCGCGACCAGCGGCGCGCTGATCCGCGTCGACGTCGGCGGTGGCCGGGTCCGGGTGGTGGCCACCGCCCCCGTCGCGGGCCCGGGCGGCGTCTTCGCCGTGCTCCCGACCGTCCAGGTCGAGGCCACCGCGGTGGCGGTCGTCGAGGACGACGGAGGAGGGTGGTGA
- a CDS encoding DUF4244 domain-containing protein: MRPVPTTRPTPASRPEDERGITTAEYAVGTAAGAGLAGVLFALLSGGFGDRLLKTLFDHVLGLLGIG; encoded by the coding sequence GTGCGACCTGTCCCGACCACCCGACCCACGCCCGCCTCCCGCCCCGAGGACGAGCGGGGCATCACGACCGCGGAGTACGCCGTGGGCACGGCCGCCGGCGCCGGCCTCGCCGGCGTGCTGTTCGCGCTGCTGAGCGGCGGCTTCGGCGACCGACTGCTGAAGACGCTCTTCGACCACGTGCTCGGGCTGCTGGGCATCGGGTGA
- a CDS encoding Ig-like domain repeat protein: protein MVVGGAVLGVTTVPAGAAPAAAVASAAAPTVSGADDRLLGLQLLEVVQPPTLSGTPGVGSLLTLTSPAWSLLGVTEQFAWLRNGVPIPGATGSTYVPTTADAGAVLQGVVTGSVLGLLPVEAVTGALQLPGLPGDGTGGTGGGTDGGGGTGGTDGCTTDPSGQLSVLQPPQIAGLQGVGSLLVVLDPLWSLPGISMAYQWFSGGVPVPGATDEFFVPGVAEAGLPLLVRVTGTLAGVPVVSTVSDTVLVPLLPDQELSASDAPTLTQPAKVGKPVVATDPTWSTDGVTATYQWFANGSPISGATAKSFTPTAAELAKTVLVKVTGTKEGWTAKTVDSTGIVVGKGDAPTFTAQPGVTGTHGLGSTLSATLGTWPGTTSVGAQWLRDGVPVAGASGLNYVVQAADVGRRLSVLVTAVKPGHETATFTTTPVAVAKTRASAGLRLVKAKVKKGTRAVAVLTLRAAGVRPVGSVTVLDGRRRLGTYRVDGTRSVKLPVLKPGRHALRAVYAGSATTEGARSRVLVLRVTKR from the coding sequence GTGGTCGTCGGCGGCGCCGTCCTCGGCGTCACCACCGTCCCGGCCGGCGCAGCTCCGGCCGCGGCGGTCGCGTCGGCGGCCGCGCCGACCGTCTCCGGCGCCGACGACCGCCTGCTCGGCCTGCAGCTGCTCGAGGTGGTCCAGCCGCCGACGCTCTCGGGCACGCCCGGGGTCGGCTCGCTGCTGACCCTCACCAGCCCGGCCTGGAGCCTGCTCGGCGTCACCGAGCAGTTCGCCTGGCTGCGCAACGGCGTGCCGATCCCCGGCGCGACCGGCTCGACCTACGTGCCCACGACTGCCGACGCCGGCGCCGTGCTCCAGGGCGTCGTCACCGGCTCGGTCCTCGGGCTGCTGCCCGTCGAGGCGGTCACCGGCGCGCTGCAGCTGCCGGGCCTGCCCGGCGACGGCACCGGCGGCACCGGCGGGGGCACCGACGGGGGCGGCGGCACGGGCGGCACGGACGGGTGCACCACCGACCCGTCCGGCCAGCTCTCGGTCCTGCAGCCGCCCCAGATCGCCGGCCTGCAGGGCGTGGGGTCCCTGCTCGTCGTGCTCGACCCGCTGTGGTCGCTGCCGGGCATCTCGATGGCCTATCAGTGGTTCTCCGGCGGCGTGCCGGTCCCCGGCGCCACGGACGAGTTCTTCGTGCCCGGTGTCGCCGAGGCCGGTCTGCCGCTCCTCGTCCGCGTCACGGGCACCCTGGCCGGGGTGCCGGTGGTCAGCACGGTCTCCGACACCGTCCTCGTGCCCCTGCTGCCCGACCAGGAGCTGAGCGCGAGCGACGCGCCGACGCTCACCCAGCCCGCGAAGGTCGGCAAGCCGGTCGTGGCCACCGACCCGACCTGGAGCACCGACGGCGTGACCGCGACCTACCAGTGGTTCGCCAACGGCTCACCGATCTCCGGCGCCACCGCGAAGTCCTTCACCCCGACCGCCGCCGAGCTCGCCAAGACCGTGCTCGTCAAGGTGACCGGCACCAAGGAGGGCTGGACCGCCAAGACCGTCGACAGCACCGGCATCGTCGTCGGCAAGGGCGACGCCCCGACCTTCACCGCGCAGCCCGGCGTCACCGGCACCCACGGCCTGGGATCGACGCTGTCCGCGACGCTCGGCACCTGGCCCGGCACCACCTCCGTCGGCGCCCAGTGGCTACGCGACGGCGTGCCGGTGGCCGGCGCCTCGGGACTGAACTACGTCGTGCAGGCGGCCGACGTCGGTCGACGGCTCTCCGTGCTCGTGACGGCCGTGAAGCCCGGCCACGAGACCGCCACCTTCACCACCACGCCGGTCGCGGTGGCCAAGACCCGCGCGAGCGCGGGCCTGCGGCTGGTCAAGGCGAAGGTGAAGAAGGGCACCCGCGCCGTCGCCGTGCTGACGCTGCGCGCCGCCGGGGTGCGTCCGGTCGGGTCTGTCACGGTCCTGGACGGCCGCCGCCGGCTCGGCACCTACCGCGTCGACGGCACCCGCTCGGTGAAGCTGCCCGTGCTGAAGCCCGGCCGCCACGCCCTCCGGGCGGTGTACGCCGGCTCCGCCACCACCGAGGGAGCGCGCTCGCGGGTCCTGGTGCTGCGCGTCACGAAGCGCTGA
- a CDS encoding DEAD/DEAH box helicase produces MVERLAAVPGREERLTHVEVLPAREAREAAWPAWVPDDVRSAFEARGVLRPWAHQVAAAEAAHAGRHVVLSTGTASGKSLGYLLPALADVRAARGPKGQRGAGVLYLSPTKALAQDQLASLRGLGLDVRATTHDGDSSREQREWARDHAEYVLTNPDMLHRSLLPGHQRWASFLRSLRYVVVDECHHYRGVFGAHVAHVLRRLRRVCAAYGASPTFVLASATVSDPEVAGARLTGLPVEAVTADGSPHGEVVLGLWEPPFTSWGGENGAPVRRAASSEAADLLADLVAEDVRTLAFVRSRRGAEQVALAAAELLADVDPSLPRRVASYRSGYLPEERRMLEQAVRAGELTGLAATNALELGIDISGLDAVLVAGFPGTRAALWQQVGRAGRSGGEAVGVMVARDDPLDTYLVTHPDALFGRPVEATVFDPDNPYVLAPHLCAAAQEAPLTEADLPLFGPAARGTVDGLVEAGLLRARPHGWFWTDRRRAADLADIRSAGGSPVQLVEVGTGRVVGTVDGASAHGTAHPGAVYVHRGETYLVRSLDLEHHVAEIEPASPPFTTSAREVTDISIVAEREHRWWGDCRLALGEVDVSHQVVSFLRRRVPGGEVVGEEPLDLPERTLRTTAVWWTVPADALAESGIQAADLPGAAHAAEHCSIGLLPLFATCDRWDIGGVSTALHADTGRLTVFVHDGHPGGAGFAERGYRAARRWLTATREAIAACRCVEGCPSCIQSPKCGNQNNPLDKSGAIALLDVLLRHAEV; encoded by the coding sequence CTGGTCGAGCGGCTCGCGGCCGTCCCGGGCCGCGAGGAGCGGCTGACCCACGTCGAGGTGCTGCCCGCCCGCGAGGCCCGCGAGGCGGCGTGGCCCGCGTGGGTGCCCGACGACGTGCGCTCGGCCTTCGAGGCCCGCGGCGTGCTCCGTCCCTGGGCCCACCAGGTGGCCGCCGCAGAGGCCGCCCACGCCGGCCGCCACGTCGTGCTGTCGACCGGCACCGCGTCGGGCAAGTCGCTGGGCTACCTGCTGCCCGCGCTCGCCGACGTGCGCGCGGCCCGCGGGCCGAAGGGCCAGCGCGGCGCCGGCGTGCTCTACCTCTCCCCCACCAAGGCGCTCGCGCAGGACCAGCTCGCCTCCCTGCGCGGCCTCGGGCTCGACGTGCGCGCCACGACCCACGACGGCGACTCCTCGCGCGAGCAGCGCGAGTGGGCCCGCGACCACGCGGAGTACGTCCTCACCAACCCCGACATGCTCCACCGCTCGCTGCTGCCCGGCCACCAGCGGTGGGCCTCCTTCCTGCGCTCGCTGCGCTACGTCGTGGTCGACGAGTGCCATCACTACCGCGGCGTCTTCGGCGCCCACGTGGCGCACGTGCTGCGCCGTCTGCGACGCGTCTGCGCGGCGTACGGCGCGTCCCCGACGTTCGTGCTCGCCTCGGCGACGGTCTCGGACCCGGAGGTCGCCGGCGCCCGGCTGACAGGGCTGCCGGTCGAGGCGGTCACCGCCGACGGCTCGCCGCACGGCGAGGTCGTGCTCGGGCTGTGGGAGCCGCCGTTCACCTCGTGGGGCGGCGAGAACGGCGCCCCCGTGCGGCGCGCCGCCTCCTCCGAGGCCGCCGACCTGCTCGCCGACCTCGTCGCCGAGGACGTGCGCACCCTCGCCTTCGTCCGCTCGCGGCGCGGGGCGGAGCAGGTGGCGCTCGCGGCGGCCGAGCTGCTCGCCGACGTCGACCCCTCCCTGCCGCGTCGCGTCGCGTCCTACCGCAGCGGCTACCTGCCCGAGGAGCGGCGCATGCTCGAGCAGGCGGTGCGCGCCGGCGAGCTCACCGGGCTCGCCGCGACCAACGCGCTCGAGCTGGGCATCGACATCAGCGGGCTCGACGCCGTGCTGGTCGCGGGCTTCCCGGGCACCCGGGCCGCGCTGTGGCAGCAGGTCGGGCGCGCCGGGCGCTCCGGCGGCGAGGCCGTCGGCGTGATGGTGGCGCGCGACGACCCGCTCGACACCTACCTCGTCACCCACCCCGACGCACTCTTCGGGCGGCCGGTCGAGGCGACCGTGTTCGACCCCGACAACCCCTACGTGCTCGCGCCCCACCTGTGCGCGGCGGCCCAGGAGGCGCCGCTGACCGAGGCCGACCTGCCGCTCTTCGGGCCGGCGGCCCGCGGCACGGTCGACGGGCTGGTCGAGGCAGGGCTGCTGCGAGCGCGGCCGCACGGGTGGTTCTGGACCGACCGGCGGCGCGCGGCCGACCTCGCCGACATCCGCTCGGCGGGCGGCTCCCCGGTGCAGCTCGTCGAGGTCGGCACCGGCCGGGTGGTCGGCACGGTCGACGGCGCGAGCGCCCACGGCACCGCCCACCCCGGCGCGGTCTACGTGCACCGCGGCGAGACCTACCTCGTGCGCTCGCTCGACCTCGAGCACCACGTCGCCGAGATCGAGCCGGCCAGCCCGCCCTTCACCACCAGCGCCCGCGAGGTCACCGACATCAGCATCGTCGCCGAGCGCGAGCACCGCTGGTGGGGTGACTGCCGGCTCGCCCTGGGCGAGGTCGACGTGTCGCACCAGGTCGTCTCCTTCCTCCGGCGACGCGTGCCGGGTGGGGAGGTCGTGGGCGAGGAGCCGCTCGACCTGCCCGAGCGCACCCTGCGCACCACCGCGGTCTGGTGGACCGTGCCGGCCGACGCGCTCGCGGAGTCCGGCATCCAGGCCGCCGACCTGCCGGGCGCCGCCCACGCCGCCGAGCACTGCTCCATCGGGCTGCTGCCGCTCTTCGCGACCTGCGACCGCTGGGACATCGGCGGCGTCTCGACCGCCCTGCACGCCGACACCGGCCGGCTGACGGTCTTCGTGCACGACGGCCACCCGGGCGGCGCCGGCTTCGCGGAGCGCGGCTACCGCGCCGCCCGCCGGTGGCTCACGGCCACCCGCGAGGCCATCGCGGCCTGCCGCTGCGTCGAGGGCTGCCCCTCCTGCATCCAGTCGCCGAAGTGCGGCAACCAGAACAACCCGCTCGACAAGTCGGGCGCCATCGCGCTGCTCGACGTGCTGCTGCGCCACGCCGAGGTGTAG
- a CDS encoding sodium-translocating pyrophosphatase: MTGIHPAVVDVSGGNLVLAVLVLVIALGALAMAALFRREVLAAAEGTENMRNIAHAVQEGANAYLTRQFRTLAVFAALAFFVLLALPADDTAVRIFRSVFFVLGAGFSAAIGYLGMSLAVRANLRVAAAANTTGRDPAMNVAFRTGAVVGMATVGLGLLGASVVVIAFQDSAPDVLEGFGFGAALLAMFMRVGGGIFTKAADVGADLVGKVEQGIPEDDPRNAATIADNVGDNVGDCAGMAADLFESYAVTLVAALILGSQAFGDKGLVFPLLVPAIGALTAIAGVYLCKPRAGENGLTTINRAFYLSAGIGALACTLLAFLYLPSSFSELSGREESPIDLLAGGGAPDGNPALIAALAVLLGIVLAAVILALTGYYTGTDHRPVKDVAKTSLTGPATVILSGLSVGFESAVYTTLVIGSAVFGAFLLGSGSLSISLFAVALAGCGLLTTVGVIVAMDTFGPVSDNAQGIAEMSGEVSPAGAQILTELDAVGNTTKAITKGIAIATAVLAASALFGSYIGEVVEAVRETDLRAEDAQALTFLVFSPDILVGLLIGVAVVFLFSGLAINAVGRAAGAVVFEVRRQFRDDPGIMAGTSRPEYGRVVDIVTRDSLRELATPGILAILSPVAVGFGLGVGPLAGFLAGAIGAGTLMAVFLANSGGAWDNAKKLVEDGVHGGKGSLAHEATIIGDTVGDPFKDTAGPAINPLIKVMNLVALLIVGAVVSVNLGEDANRPLGVVIALVAVAIIAAAIVVSGRRPVSIGDDSDSGATPPPPPAAPAAPPVAPQQPAVPPHDTPTAPYPHA; the protein is encoded by the coding sequence ATGACCGGGATCCACCCCGCTGTCGTCGACGTCTCCGGGGGCAACCTGGTGCTGGCCGTGCTCGTCCTCGTCATCGCGCTCGGCGCGCTGGCGATGGCGGCGCTGTTCCGGCGCGAGGTGCTCGCGGCAGCCGAGGGCACCGAGAACATGAGGAACATCGCCCACGCCGTGCAGGAGGGCGCCAACGCCTACCTGACGCGGCAGTTCCGCACCCTCGCGGTCTTCGCGGCCCTCGCGTTCTTCGTGCTGCTCGCGCTGCCGGCCGACGACACCGCCGTCCGGATCTTCCGCTCCGTCTTCTTCGTCCTCGGCGCCGGCTTCTCCGCCGCGATCGGCTACCTCGGGATGTCGCTGGCGGTGCGCGCCAACCTCCGCGTCGCCGCGGCTGCCAACACGACCGGCCGCGACCCGGCGATGAACGTCGCCTTCCGCACCGGCGCGGTCGTCGGCATGGCCACCGTCGGCCTCGGCCTGCTGGGCGCCAGCGTCGTCGTCATCGCCTTCCAGGACTCCGCCCCCGACGTGCTCGAGGGCTTCGGCTTCGGTGCCGCGCTGCTGGCGATGTTCATGCGCGTGGGCGGCGGCATCTTCACGAAGGCCGCCGACGTCGGCGCCGACCTCGTGGGCAAGGTCGAGCAGGGCATCCCCGAGGACGACCCGCGCAACGCCGCCACGATCGCCGACAACGTGGGCGACAACGTGGGCGACTGCGCCGGCATGGCCGCCGACCTCTTCGAGTCCTACGCCGTCACGCTGGTCGCCGCGCTGATCCTCGGCTCGCAGGCCTTCGGCGACAAGGGGCTCGTCTTCCCGCTGCTCGTGCCGGCCATCGGCGCGCTGACCGCCATCGCGGGTGTCTACCTGTGCAAGCCGCGTGCCGGCGAGAACGGCCTGACCACCATCAACCGCGCCTTCTACCTCTCGGCGGGCATCGGGGCGCTGGCGTGCACGCTGCTGGCCTTCCTCTACCTGCCGAGCTCGTTCTCCGAGCTGAGCGGCCGCGAGGAGAGCCCGATCGACCTGCTCGCCGGCGGCGGCGCGCCCGACGGCAACCCCGCCCTGATCGCGGCGCTGGCGGTGCTGCTCGGCATCGTGCTCGCCGCGGTGATCCTGGCGCTCACGGGCTACTACACCGGCACCGACCACCGCCCGGTGAAGGACGTCGCCAAGACCTCCCTCACGGGCCCCGCGACCGTCATCCTCTCCGGCCTCTCGGTCGGCTTCGAGTCGGCGGTCTACACGACGCTCGTCATCGGCTCGGCGGTCTTCGGCGCCTTCCTGCTGGGGTCGGGCTCGCTGTCGATCTCGCTCTTCGCCGTCGCGCTCGCCGGCTGCGGCCTGCTCACCACGGTGGGCGTCATCGTCGCGATGGACACCTTCGGACCGGTCTCCGACAACGCCCAGGGCATCGCCGAGATGTCGGGCGAGGTCAGCCCCGCGGGCGCGCAGATCCTCACCGAGCTCGACGCGGTCGGCAACACCACCAAGGCGATCACCAAGGGCATCGCGATCGCGACCGCGGTGCTGGCCGCGAGCGCGCTCTTCGGCTCCTACATCGGCGAGGTCGTCGAGGCGGTGCGCGAGACCGACCTGCGCGCCGAGGACGCCCAGGCCCTGACCTTCCTCGTCTTCAGCCCCGACATCCTGGTCGGCCTGCTGATCGGCGTCGCGGTCGTGTTCCTCTTCTCGGGCCTCGCCATCAACGCGGTGGGCCGGGCGGCGGGCGCGGTCGTCTTCGAGGTGCGCCGCCAGTTCCGCGACGACCCCGGCATCATGGCCGGCACCTCCCGCCCGGAGTACGGCCGCGTGGTGGACATCGTCACCCGCGACTCGCTGCGCGAGCTGGCCACGCCGGGCATCCTGGCGATCCTGTCGCCGGTCGCGGTCGGCTTCGGCCTCGGTGTCGGTCCGCTCGCGGGCTTCCTCGCCGGCGCGATCGGCGCGGGCACGCTCATGGCCGTCTTCCTCGCCAACTCGGGCGGCGCGTGGGACAACGCGAAGAAGCTCGTCGAGGACGGCGTGCACGGCGGCAAGGGCTCCCTCGCCCACGAGGCGACGATCATCGGCGACACGGTGGGCGACCCCTTCAAGGACACCGCCGGCCCGGCGATCAACCCGCTGATCAAGGTGATGAACCTCGTCGCCCTGCTCATCGTCGGCGCGGTCGTCAGCGTCAACCTCGGCGAGGACGCCAACCGACCCCTGGGGGTCGTCATCGCACTGGTGGCGGTGGCGATCATCGCGGCGGCGATCGTCGTCTCCGGCCGTCGCCCGGTGAGCATCGGCGACGACAGCGACAGCGGGGCCACCCCCCCGCCCCCGCCGGCGGCGCCGGCCGCCCCGCCGGTCGCCCCGCAGCAGCCGGCCGTGCCGCCGCACGACACCCCCACGGCGCCCTACCCCCACGCCTAG